The following proteins are co-located in the Diaphorobacter sp. HDW4B genome:
- the queC gene encoding 7-cyano-7-deazaguanine synthase QueC encodes MSASPLPMSLSTTSTGHHKTALVLFSGGQDSTTCLAQALSRYERVETLGFDYGQRHSVELEVRLTALAAVRSAFPEWGAKLGEDHVLSLDVLKQIGGSSLTEDVAFAMQADGLPNTFVPGRNLLFLTLAGALAYRRGISVIVTGVCETDFSGYPDCRDDTMKAMQLALNLGLERRLLIETPLMWLDKAQTWQLAFELGGDRLVDLIRKETHTCYQGVRDEMHDWGFGCGTCPACELRARGWAQWQAQRG; translated from the coding sequence ATGTCTGCGTCACCTCTGCCCATGTCCCTCTCGACCACATCCACCGGCCACCACAAAACCGCGCTTGTCCTGTTCTCCGGCGGTCAGGATTCCACGACCTGTCTGGCGCAGGCGCTGTCGCGCTACGAGCGGGTGGAGACGCTGGGGTTTGACTACGGCCAGCGGCACAGCGTGGAGTTGGAGGTGCGGCTCACGGCGCTGGCGGCGGTGCGCTCGGCGTTTCCTGAATGGGGCGCGAAGCTGGGCGAGGACCATGTGCTGTCGCTCGATGTGCTCAAGCAGATCGGCGGTTCGTCGCTGACCGAGGATGTGGCGTTCGCCATGCAGGCCGACGGGTTGCCCAACACCTTTGTGCCGGGGCGCAATCTGCTGTTTCTCACGCTGGCGGGGGCGCTTGCCTATCGGCGCGGGATTTCGGTGATCGTGACCGGCGTGTGCGAGACGGATTTCTCGGGCTACCCGGACTGCCGCGACGACACCATGAAGGCGATGCAGTTGGCGCTCAATCTGGGGCTGGAGCGGCGTCTGCTGATCGAGACGCCTCTCATGTGGCTGGACAAGGCGCAGACTTGGCAGTTGGCCTTCGAGCTGGGCGGCGACCGGCTGGTCGATCTGATTCGCAAGGAGACGCACACCTGCTACCAGGGCGTGCGCGATGAAATGCACGACTGGGGGTTCGGCTGTGGCACCTGCCCGGCGTGTGAACTCCGCGCGCGAGGCTGGGCGCAGTGGCAGGCTCAGCGTGGCTGA
- the otsB gene encoding trehalose-phosphatase, which translates to MHGLPRLTPGHALFLDFDGTLVDIASQPDAVRVEDGVVPALEALHHCLQGALAIITGRTLADIDHYLAPLRLNVASEHGAQHRHAVTAGDDSEHRSNNDSNSTASSDLHAAEQRLKAALLQYPGLLLETKTAGLALHYRHAPALESICSKLMDDIVRDMPGMEILRGKCVLELKPAGPNKGRAVQEFMQLPAFKGRTPIFVGDDITDEAAFIAAQQMGGVGIKVGHGTSVAAMRCESAAQVRAWLLQQQPSTSSGAR; encoded by the coding sequence ATGCACGGGCTCCCAAGGCTGACTCCAGGCCATGCACTTTTTCTCGATTTCGACGGCACGTTGGTGGACATCGCATCGCAGCCGGATGCAGTGCGGGTGGAAGATGGTGTCGTTCCTGCACTCGAAGCCCTCCACCATTGTCTGCAAGGCGCGCTGGCCATCATCACCGGGCGCACGCTGGCAGACATCGACCACTACCTCGCGCCACTGCGATTGAATGTAGCGAGCGAGCACGGCGCACAGCATCGCCACGCAGTGACGGCGGGCGATGACAGCGAACATCGCAGCAATAACGACAGCAACAGCACTGCATCTTCCGATCTGCACGCGGCCGAGCAGCGCTTGAAAGCAGCCCTGCTGCAATACCCCGGCCTGCTGCTGGAGACCAAGACCGCGGGGCTTGCGTTGCACTACCGCCATGCGCCCGCGCTGGAGTCCATCTGCTCAAAGCTCATGGACGACATCGTGCGCGACATGCCGGGCATGGAAATCCTGCGCGGCAAGTGCGTTCTGGAGCTCAAGCCCGCAGGGCCGAACAAGGGCCGCGCGGTGCAGGAATTCATGCAACTGCCCGCGTTCAAGGGCCGCACGCCGATCTTTGTGGGCGACGACATCACCGACGAAGCCGCCTTCATCGCCGCGCAGCAGATGGGCGGCGTGGGCATCAAGGTCGGCCACGGCACCAGCGTTGCCGCGATGCGCTGCGAATCAGCGGCGCAGGTGCGTGCGTGGTTGCTGCAGCAACAGCCTTCCACTTCATCAGGAGCGCGATGA
- a CDS encoding Fe2+-dependent dioxygenase — protein sequence MLITIDKVLSKEQVHQFRQQLDAAAWNDGSATAGTLAKSVKRNHQLDDNSELCIALGNQIVRTLSQTPLFISAALPRIIYPPKFNRYADGGTYGAHVDSALMFLPGSSQQMRTDLSATLFLAEPDEYDGGELEIEGPFGVQCVKLEAGDMVLYPSSSLHRVTPVTRGARVASFFWIESVVADEAERTLLFDLDQSVQHIAPSFAPDDQRLVQLTGVYHNLLRRWAKP from the coding sequence ATGCTGATCACCATCGACAAGGTCCTGTCCAAAGAGCAGGTCCACCAATTCCGCCAGCAGCTCGATGCAGCTGCCTGGAACGACGGCTCGGCCACGGCCGGCACGCTCGCCAAGAGCGTCAAACGCAACCACCAGCTCGACGACAACAGCGAGCTGTGCATTGCGCTCGGCAACCAGATCGTGCGCACGCTCTCGCAGACGCCGCTGTTCATCTCGGCCGCGTTGCCGCGCATCATCTACCCGCCCAAATTCAACCGCTACGCCGACGGCGGCACCTACGGCGCGCATGTGGACAGCGCGCTCATGTTCCTGCCCGGCAGCAGCCAGCAGATGCGCACCGACCTGTCGGCTACGCTGTTTCTGGCCGAGCCCGACGAATACGATGGCGGCGAGCTTGAAATCGAAGGCCCGTTCGGCGTGCAATGCGTGAAGCTCGAAGCCGGTGACATGGTGCTCTATCCATCGAGCAGCCTGCACCGCGTCACGCCCGTCACACGCGGCGCACGCGTGGCCTCGTTCTTCTGGATCGAGAGCGTCGTCGCCGATGAAGCCGAGCGCACGCTGCTGTTCGATCTGGACCAGTCCGTGCAGCACATCGCGCCCTCGTTCGCGCCCGACGATCAGCGCCTCGTGCAGCTCACCGGCGTCTATCACAACCTGCTGCGCCGTTGGGCCAAGCCCTGA
- a CDS encoding PepSY domain-containing protein has protein sequence MKTIKTILCAAILTVGASSAFAHGNITCKEYPKSEWRPHTELQQKLEKEGWVIRRMEKTATCYEVYAKDPKGKRVEAFFDPKTFERVEE, from the coding sequence ATGAAAACCATCAAAACCATTCTGTGCGCCGCCATCCTGACCGTGGGCGCGAGCAGCGCCTTCGCGCACGGCAACATCACCTGCAAGGAATACCCCAAGAGCGAATGGCGTCCGCACACCGAGCTGCAGCAGAAGCTGGAGAAGGAAGGCTGGGTCATCCGCCGCATGGAAAAGACAGCGACCTGCTACGAGGTCTACGCCAAGGACCCCAAAGGCAAGCGCGTGGAAGCCTTCTTCGACCCCAAGACCTTCGAACGCGTTGAAGAGTAA
- a CDS encoding 5-formyltetrahydrofolate cyclo-ligase, with amino-acid sequence MDKAALRRALVEERLNLPDRLVRADMLQRVMRIWLVDRPDIIIGAYWPIKGEFDPLPALHRWKEDGELLDEPQRRRIGLPVVNREHKTLTFHAWYPGCPMEEDAYGIPKPKDTELIVPTLLFVPCVGYGAGGYRLGYGGGFYDRTLAALEPRPFTVGLGYTNGYVDEFEPEAHDQPLDAILNDNGVIWPNY; translated from the coding sequence ATGGACAAAGCAGCCTTGCGTCGCGCACTGGTAGAAGAACGCCTGAATTTGCCGGATCGGTTGGTTCGGGCAGACATGTTGCAGCGTGTCATGCGCATCTGGCTGGTCGACCGGCCCGACATCATCATCGGCGCCTACTGGCCCATCAAGGGCGAATTCGATCCCCTGCCCGCCCTGCACCGCTGGAAGGAAGACGGCGAGCTGCTCGACGAACCCCAGCGCCGCCGCATTGGCCTGCCCGTGGTGAACCGCGAACACAAGACTCTCACCTTCCACGCCTGGTACCCCGGCTGCCCCATGGAAGAGGACGCCTACGGCATCCCCAAACCCAAGGACACCGAGCTGATCGTGCCCACTCTGCTGTTCGTGCCCTGCGTGGGTTACGGCGCAGGCGGCTACCGACTGGGCTACGGCGGCGGCTTCTACGACCGCACGCTGGCCGCACTGGAGCCGCGCCCGTTCACCGTCGGGCTGGGCTACACCAATGGCTATGTCGATGAATTCGAGCCCGAAGCACACGACCAGCCATTGGATGCCATCCTGAATGACAACGGCGTGATCTGGCCGAACTATTGA
- a CDS encoding cytochrome b/b6 domain-containing protein produces the protein MKNNSTPSHNPVTNGQSAPLKVRVWDWPVRLLHWGLVVCIALSWWSREDLGPLHERTGYVVIGILVTRLLWGFVGSHYARFAQFVRAPKATIAYARAALKGKAPRYIGHNPLGGWMVLALLACLTLLTFTGWLYTTDMFWGYGWLAELHKYLAWTLLGLVAMHIAGMLWTCWEHRENLVRAMFTGKKATPSDDDVA, from the coding sequence TTGAAGAACAATTCCACGCCCTCCCACAACCCGGTTACCAATGGCCAGAGCGCACCGCTGAAGGTGCGTGTCTGGGACTGGCCCGTGCGTCTTCTGCATTGGGGTCTGGTGGTCTGCATCGCGCTGTCCTGGTGGAGTCGCGAAGACCTCGGTCCCCTGCATGAGCGCACGGGCTATGTCGTCATCGGCATCCTGGTCACGCGACTGCTGTGGGGCTTTGTCGGCTCGCACTACGCGCGCTTTGCGCAGTTCGTTCGCGCACCGAAAGCCACCATCGCCTACGCGCGTGCGGCGCTCAAAGGCAAAGCCCCGCGCTACATCGGCCACAACCCGCTGGGCGGCTGGATGGTGCTGGCGCTGCTCGCCTGCCTCACACTGCTGACCTTCACCGGCTGGCTCTACACGACCGACATGTTCTGGGGCTACGGCTGGCTGGCGGAACTGCACAAGTACCTGGCCTGGACCCTGCTTGGCCTCGTCGCCATGCACATCGCAGGCATGCTGTGGACCTGCTGGGAACACCGCGAAAACCTCGTTCGTGCGATGTTCACCGGAAAAAAAGCCACGCCATCTGACGACGACGTGGCTTGA
- a CDS encoding lytic transglycosylase domain-containing protein encodes MQWLKILTPLLLGASLASTVAPVSAQTRGDDVLLEMQKAFRQKDKQKLTALLPGARGHVLEPWAAYWELKTRLEEATQDEVDAFLQRYAGSYQEDRLRNDWLLLLGQRRDWERFMDMHAKFRMRDDKEVQCYALNVDQMVGKAPEDAADTVLRNWYGQRDLDDGCASAVADLYANKKIKALDIWRKARLATEANRLRAAQKAVQIVAPEAVGGLREATDSPTKYLTGRATARGKMKQEFIVLALIRMAMSDPAQAANILDNKWGVQLSAEERNWLWGLIGKQAANSLSPEALGYFNNVTRDADLNDDMLGWRARAAMRAGQWKVVARSIDAMSTAGRTDPTWVYWRGRAYLANRPGDEDKANAKRLFESIAGTSSFYEQLAREELGLKLTQPQAPQPLAPEEIAGAKANPGLNRGLYAILLGLRSEGVREWNYATNLHSPGGMNDRELLAAADLACRQEVWDRCINTSERTKSFIDTTQRFPMPFRNSVVDHAKNIGLDPAYVYGLIRQESRFIMDARSHVGASGLMQVMPATAKWTARKIGMTDFTPDMIYDRETNITIGTAYLKLALDDFDGSMALAAAAYNAGPGRPRNWRNGPVIDAAIWAENVPFTETRTYVKNVLANTSNYAAILTGQPQSIKGRLGNVGPRNASEPEPNKDLP; translated from the coding sequence ATGCAATGGCTCAAGATTCTGACACCGTTACTGCTCGGGGCTAGTCTGGCAAGTACGGTTGCGCCCGTTTCGGCTCAAACCCGAGGCGACGATGTGCTGCTGGAAATGCAAAAAGCGTTCAGGCAGAAAGACAAGCAAAAACTCACCGCACTGCTGCCGGGCGCACGTGGACACGTGCTGGAGCCGTGGGCGGCGTACTGGGAATTGAAGACCCGGCTCGAAGAAGCGACCCAGGACGAGGTTGATGCTTTCCTGCAACGCTATGCGGGCAGTTATCAGGAAGACCGTTTGCGCAACGACTGGTTGCTGCTGCTCGGCCAGCGGCGCGACTGGGAGCGCTTCATGGACATGCACGCCAAGTTCCGCATGCGCGACGACAAGGAAGTGCAGTGCTATGCGCTCAATGTCGACCAGATGGTGGGCAAGGCCCCGGAGGACGCGGCAGACACCGTGCTGCGCAACTGGTATGGCCAGCGCGATCTGGATGACGGCTGCGCGAGCGCGGTCGCCGATCTCTACGCGAACAAGAAGATCAAGGCCCTCGACATCTGGCGCAAGGCGCGTCTGGCGACCGAGGCCAATCGTCTGCGCGCCGCGCAGAAGGCCGTGCAGATCGTTGCGCCCGAGGCCGTGGGCGGTCTGCGCGAAGCCACCGATTCGCCGACCAAGTACCTGACGGGCCGTGCCACAGCGCGCGGCAAGATGAAGCAGGAATTCATCGTGCTGGCGCTGATCCGCATGGCGATGAGCGATCCGGCGCAGGCCGCGAACATACTCGACAACAAATGGGGCGTGCAACTTTCGGCCGAGGAGCGCAACTGGCTCTGGGGCCTGATCGGCAAGCAGGCGGCGAATTCGCTGTCGCCCGAGGCGCTGGGCTACTTCAACAATGTGACGCGCGACGCTGATCTGAACGACGACATGCTGGGTTGGCGCGCACGCGCGGCCATGCGTGCCGGTCAGTGGAAAGTCGTAGCGCGCAGCATCGACGCGATGAGCACGGCGGGTCGCACCGATCCGACCTGGGTCTACTGGCGCGGCCGTGCCTATCTGGCGAATCGTCCCGGTGACGAGGACAAGGCGAACGCCAAGCGCCTGTTCGAATCGATCGCCGGCACCAGCAGCTTCTACGAGCAACTGGCGCGCGAGGAACTGGGCCTGAAGCTCACTCAGCCACAGGCACCGCAGCCGCTTGCGCCCGAAGAAATCGCGGGCGCGAAGGCCAATCCCGGCCTCAATCGCGGGCTGTACGCCATCCTGCTCGGCCTGCGCAGCGAAGGCGTGCGCGAGTGGAACTACGCGACCAATCTGCACAGCCCCGGCGGCATGAACGACCGCGAACTGCTGGCCGCCGCCGATCTGGCCTGCAGGCAGGAAGTCTGGGACCGCTGCATCAACACCAGCGAACGCACCAAGTCGTTCATCGACACGACGCAGCGCTTCCCGATGCCGTTCCGCAATTCGGTGGTCGATCACGCGAAGAACATCGGCCTCGATCCGGCCTATGTCTACGGCCTGATCCGTCAGGAAAGCCGCTTCATCATGGACGCGCGCTCGCATGTGGGCGCATCGGGCCTGATGCAGGTGATGCCCGCGACCGCCAAGTGGACGGCGCGCAAGATCGGCATGACCGATTTCACGCCTGACATGATCTACGACCGCGAGACCAACATCACCATCGGCACGGCTTACCTGAAGCTCGCGCTGGATGACTTCGACGGCTCGATGGCGCTGGCCGCAGCGGCCTACAACGCCGGTCCCGGTCGTCCGCGCAATTGGCGCAACGGCCCGGTGATCGACGCCGCCATCTGGGCCGAGAACGTGCCGTTCACCGAAACCCGCACCTACGTGAAGAACGTGCTGGCGAACACCAGCAACTACGCGGCCATCCTGACGGGACAGCCGCAGTCGATCAAGGGACGTTTGGGGAATGTGGGCCCGCGTAACGCAAGCGAGCCCGAACCCAACAAAGACCTGCCGTAA
- a CDS encoding multifunctional CCA addition/repair protein encodes MQIYMVGGAVRDRLMGNPVNDRDWVVVGALPDEMTRLGYQAVGRDFPVFLHPETHEEYALARTERKSGRGYRGFVVQTSPDVTLEEDLSRRDLTVNAMAAPLDWDGSASAVVDPYNGQRDVQNKVLRHVTMAFREDPVRILRIARFAARFAGFSVAPETMALMREMVADGEVDHLVAERVWQELSRGLMEQRPSRMFEVLRECGALKVLLPELDKLWGVPQRAEYHPEVDTGVHVMMVVDMAAQLQAPLEVRFACLMHDLGKGTTPADILPRHIEHEARSVDLVNGVCDRWRVPNDLHELAVLVAREHGNIHRSKELGAGAMLRLFERCDAIRKPARFEEALFACECDARGRLGFENNAYPQRARLASALQAVLEVKTGPIAGAAAKRGLKGEAIGAAVADARREALRTWLSTNEAPTPSP; translated from the coding sequence ATGCAAATCTACATGGTGGGCGGCGCGGTGCGTGATCGCCTGATGGGCAATCCGGTGAACGACCGCGACTGGGTCGTCGTCGGCGCGCTGCCCGATGAAATGACCCGACTCGGCTACCAAGCCGTGGGGCGGGACTTCCCCGTTTTTCTTCATCCCGAAACGCACGAGGAATACGCGCTCGCGCGCACCGAGCGCAAGAGCGGTCGCGGCTACCGCGGCTTCGTCGTGCAGACCTCGCCCGACGTCACCCTCGAAGAAGACCTCTCGCGCCGCGACCTGACGGTGAACGCAATGGCCGCTCCGCTCGACTGGGACGGCAGCGCGAGCGCCGTGGTCGACCCCTACAACGGCCAGCGCGATGTGCAAAACAAAGTGCTGCGCCACGTGACGATGGCCTTCCGCGAAGACCCGGTGCGCATCCTGCGCATCGCCAGATTCGCCGCGCGATTCGCTGGTTTCAGCGTTGCGCCCGAAACCATGGCCCTCATGCGCGAGATGGTGGCCGACGGCGAGGTCGATCATCTCGTCGCCGAACGCGTCTGGCAGGAACTCTCGCGCGGCCTCATGGAACAGCGCCCATCGCGCATGTTCGAGGTATTGCGCGAATGCGGTGCACTGAAGGTGCTGCTGCCCGAACTCGACAAGCTCTGGGGCGTGCCACAACGCGCCGAGTATCACCCCGAAGTGGACACCGGCGTGCACGTGATGATGGTCGTCGACATGGCCGCGCAATTGCAGGCTCCGCTCGAAGTGCGCTTTGCCTGCCTGATGCACGACCTCGGCAAAGGCACGACACCCGCCGACATCCTGCCGCGCCACATCGAACACGAAGCGCGCAGCGTCGATCTGGTCAACGGCGTCTGCGACCGCTGGCGCGTACCCAACGATTTGCACGAACTGGCGGTGCTGGTGGCGCGCGAACACGGCAACATCCATCGCAGCAAGGAACTCGGTGCCGGTGCGATGCTGCGCCTGTTCGAACGCTGCGACGCCATCCGCAAACCCGCACGTTTTGAAGAAGCGTTGTTCGCCTGCGAATGCGATGCGCGCGGACGACTCGGCTTCGAGAACAACGCCTATCCTCAACGCGCCAGACTGGCAAGCGCACTGCAAGCAGTATTGGAAGTGAAGACTGGACCCATCGCAGGCGCGGCAGCCAAGCGCGGCCTCAAAGGCGAAGCCATCGGCGCCGCAGTAGCCGATGCACGCAGAGAAGCGCTTCGCACATGGCTGTCCACCAACGAAGCACCGACACCATCACCATGA
- a CDS encoding glutathione S-transferase family protein — MLKLYIGNKNYSSWSMRPWVLLKQAGIPFEEIMVRFDSFDAGSQFKNAIGQVSPTGKVPALVDGDLAIWDTLAIAEYLAEKFPEKHLWPQDPKARAIARSVCAEMHSGFVALRTHCGVNIEAQLADVGALIWRDQPAVRADVQRLVEMWTALLDKHGGPMLFGEFSIADAYFAPVCSRLTTFALPVPEHIKAYVERVLALPGVAAWVQGALAEKDFAAFEEPYRLHR; from the coding sequence ATGCTCAAGCTCTACATCGGCAACAAGAATTACTCGTCCTGGTCAATGCGCCCGTGGGTGCTGCTCAAGCAGGCGGGCATTCCGTTCGAAGAAATCATGGTGCGCTTCGACAGCTTCGATGCCGGATCGCAGTTCAAGAACGCCATCGGACAAGTCTCGCCCACCGGCAAGGTGCCAGCGCTGGTCGATGGCGATCTGGCCATCTGGGACACGCTGGCCATCGCCGAATACCTGGCCGAAAAATTCCCCGAAAAGCACCTCTGGCCGCAGGACCCCAAGGCCCGCGCCATCGCCCGCAGCGTGTGCGCGGAGATGCACAGCGGCTTCGTCGCATTGCGCACCCATTGCGGTGTGAACATCGAAGCCCAACTGGCCGATGTGGGCGCGCTGATCTGGCGCGATCAACCCGCCGTGCGCGCCGATGTGCAGCGCTTGGTCGAGATGTGGACAGCGCTGCTCGACAAGCATGGCGGCCCCATGCTGTTCGGCGAGTTCAGCATTGCCGACGCGTACTTCGCGCCTGTCTGCTCGCGCCTCACCACGTTTGCGCTGCCGGTGCCTGAGCACATCAAGGCCTATGTCGAACGCGTATTGGCATTGCCCGGCGTCGCCGCGTGGGTGCAGGGTGCGCTGGCCGAAAAAGACTTCGCCGCGTTTGAAGAGCCCTACCGCTTGCATCGTTGA
- the trxC gene encoding thioredoxin TrxC produces the protein MSSESSSSSSSSLHVVCPHCHKTNRIARDQLNAETANCGSCHQPLLTGEPVNLDGESFAKHIGRSQLPVVVDFWAPWCGPCRMMAPAYAQAAKALEVDAQFTKLDTEAHPQTAAPFNIRSIPTMAVFREGVEIGRISGALPAGEIVRWVRSLI, from the coding sequence ATGTCTTCTGAATCTTCATCGTCATCTTCTTCTTCCCTGCACGTTGTCTGCCCCCATTGCCACAAGACCAATCGCATTGCGCGTGACCAGTTGAACGCCGAGACCGCCAACTGCGGAAGCTGCCACCAGCCGCTGCTCACGGGTGAGCCGGTGAATCTGGATGGGGAGAGCTTTGCCAAGCACATCGGGCGCAGCCAACTGCCGGTGGTGGTGGATTTCTGGGCACCGTGGTGCGGGCCTTGCCGGATGATGGCGCCTGCTTATGCGCAGGCTGCGAAGGCTTTGGAGGTGGACGCGCAGTTCACCAAGCTGGATACGGAGGCGCATCCTCAGACTGCTGCTCCGTTCAATATTCGCAGTATTCCTACGATGGCTGTGTTTCGTGAGGGGGTGGAGATTGGGCGCATCTCTGGGGCGCTGCCTGCGGGGGAGATTGTTCGGTGGGTTCGGTCTCTTATTTGA
- a CDS encoding TonB-dependent siderophore receptor, with amino-acid sequence MQSKRSYVKKPRSLRLADSVAAAVVLLPLSAFAQTPAAPATAAEALPTVTVKEQAIDPNPNAEVGAPYKAKTSADSRHTRPLAETPQTISVITKSAIDDSGFTDLKQILSAQPGITLGTGENGNAFGDRYIIRGQEARSDVFVDGLRDPGMTTRESFAAEQVEVTKGPNSTFAGRGSAGGAVNVITKQATLDYDFTRISGSVGTDSHYRLTMDANKAINDTFALRVNALVGSEDVPDRGPSERKRKGLALSGLWEVNPDLSVTVDYYGFRGKDNQPDLGGYLVGTAPARYPASNVPVYAQSNDFLKSDVDTLTARINYRLASDLKLTSLTRYGTSSNGYATTGASSRTAYNANGSTYTTAGIDTGHTGWQEVHYFAHQSNLRWDKMIGGMKHEIITGFEYTDHMVKSGNYAVANSGAYNCRTTATATANNGWCFTNSAGQSLGDPTTLAGRSYTRRGWSGDWQVRTYALSLMDTVDLTDKWTMFGGVRADHYKLSYLTRNNTTGAQTGDYGFSDTLFNGHLGVSYKINPQGMVYAGYGTSQDINGGEPDSGTSSGYGGLVIYNGNAAGAKPERSQNFELGTKWNLLDDKLLATAAVFQTTKTDVMEGANYDTAGTFNTGKNRVRGIEFGLAGNVTKQFQVQAGAAFMKSKVLRSATAANVGRPLSNFADSTFSVQGKYQITKDFSIGAVARHESDRCGGQPDTAAGYTASGVCSQPVPSFTVYDAFASYRINKYADVRLNVMNLTNKDYYTAVYRSGAFLYKGDSRAVRLTLNLDL; translated from the coding sequence ATGCAATCCAAACGTTCCTACGTCAAGAAGCCACGCAGCCTGCGTCTGGCCGACAGCGTTGCAGCAGCCGTCGTGTTGCTGCCCTTGAGCGCCTTTGCTCAAACTCCCGCAGCTCCTGCGACCGCCGCCGAAGCACTGCCCACCGTGACAGTGAAGGAACAGGCGATCGATCCAAACCCGAACGCCGAAGTCGGCGCGCCTTACAAGGCCAAGACTTCCGCCGATTCGCGCCACACCCGTCCGCTGGCCGAGACGCCACAGACCATCTCGGTGATCACCAAGTCGGCGATTGACGACTCCGGCTTCACCGATCTGAAGCAAATCCTCTCCGCCCAGCCCGGCATCACGCTCGGCACCGGCGAAAACGGCAATGCCTTCGGCGACCGTTACATCATCCGTGGCCAGGAAGCCCGCTCCGACGTGTTCGTCGACGGCCTGCGCGACCCCGGCATGACCACCCGCGAAAGCTTTGCCGCCGAACAGGTCGAAGTCACCAAGGGCCCGAACTCCACGTTCGCAGGCCGTGGCTCCGCTGGCGGCGCGGTGAACGTGATCACCAAGCAAGCCACGCTGGACTACGATTTCACACGCATCTCCGGCTCGGTCGGCACCGACAGTCACTACCGCCTGACGATGGACGCCAACAAGGCCATCAACGACACCTTCGCGCTGCGCGTGAATGCGCTCGTGGGCTCGGAAGACGTGCCTGATCGCGGCCCATCCGAGCGCAAGCGCAAGGGTCTGGCACTGTCCGGCCTGTGGGAAGTGAATCCCGATCTGTCCGTGACCGTCGACTACTACGGCTTCCGCGGCAAGGACAACCAGCCCGACCTCGGCGGCTACCTCGTCGGCACCGCACCTGCGCGCTACCCGGCGAGCAACGTGCCTGTGTACGCACAGTCCAACGACTTCCTGAAGTCCGACGTCGACACGCTGACCGCACGCATCAACTACCGCCTCGCGTCGGACCTCAAGCTCACCAGCCTGACCCGCTACGGCACGTCGAGCAACGGCTACGCCACCACCGGCGCTTCCAGCCGCACGGCCTACAACGCCAACGGCTCCACCTACACCACCGCTGGCATCGACACTGGCCACACCGGTTGGCAGGAAGTGCACTACTTCGCCCACCAGTCCAACCTGCGTTGGGACAAGATGATCGGCGGCATGAAGCACGAAATCATCACCGGCTTCGAGTACACCGACCACATGGTCAAGTCCGGCAACTACGCCGTGGCCAACAGCGGCGCCTACAACTGCCGCACGACAGCCACCGCCACTGCCAACAACGGCTGGTGCTTCACCAACTCTGCTGGTCAGAGCCTGGGCGACCCCACCACGCTGGCAGGTCGCAGCTACACCCGCCGCGGCTGGAGCGGTGACTGGCAAGTGCGCACCTACGCCCTGTCGCTCATGGACACCGTCGATCTGACCGACAAGTGGACCATGTTCGGCGGCGTGCGCGCTGACCACTACAAGCTCAGCTACCTCACCCGCAACAACACCACCGGCGCACAGACCGGCGACTACGGCTTCAGCGACACCCTGTTCAACGGCCATCTGGGCGTGAGCTACAAGATCAACCCGCAAGGCATGGTCTACGCTGGCTACGGCACATCGCAGGACATCAACGGCGGCGAGCCTGACTCCGGCACCAGCAGCGGCTACGGCGGCCTCGTGATCTACAACGGCAACGCCGCAGGTGCCAAGCCAGAGCGTTCGCAGAACTTCGAACTCGGCACCAAGTGGAATCTGCTGGACGACAAGCTGCTGGCAACGGCCGCCGTGTTCCAGACCACCAAGACCGACGTGATGGAAGGCGCGAACTACGACACCGCTGGCACATTCAACACCGGCAAGAACCGCGTTCGCGGTATCGAATTCGGCCTGGCCGGCAACGTGACCAAGCAATTCCAGGTGCAAGCCGGTGCTGCGTTCATGAAGTCCAAGGTGCTGCGCTCGGCTACCGCCGCCAACGTGGGCCGTCCGCTGTCCAACTTTGCCGACAGCACGTTCTCCGTGCAAGGCAAGTACCAGATCACCAAGGACTTCTCGATCGGTGCCGTGGCTCGTCACGAAAGCGATCGTTGCGGCGGCCAGCCCGACACCGCAGCCGGCTACACCGCCAGCGGCGTGTGCTCGCAGCCCGTGCCTTCGTTCACCGTGTATGACGCGTTCGCTTCGTACCGCATCAACAAGTACGCCGACGTGCGCTTGAACGTGATGAACCTGACGAACAAGGACTACTACACGGCCGTGTACCGTTCCGGTGCGTTCCTGTACAAGGGCGACTCCCGTGCCGTGCGCCTGACGCTGAACCTGGACCTGTAA